A portion of the Chryseobacterium tructae genome contains these proteins:
- a CDS encoding TonB-dependent receptor, with the protein MQTSFFKITAATAALCFSTLVMAQQQTRSVSGTVKDKKNGELLIGVTVKVSDDPSINVVANEYGFYSLSLPEGDHTIIISYPGYRDFEQQIKVDQNIKLDLFLNQEEQKSNAIDEVVVSGVKKDKNLSSAQMGTETLNIKSIEKLPVLFGEKDVMKTIQLLPGIKSNGEGSSGFSVRGGATDQNLILLDEAPVYNASHLLGFFSTFNSDALKDASIIKGNSPAQYGGRLSSVMDVKMKDGNNQNYNVNGGIGLISSRLSVEGPLQKEKSSFIVSGRRTYADLFLKSSKDYKDNKLYFYDLNLKANYQINENNRIYLSGYFGRDVLGLGDTFNTDWGNTTATLRWNSIINSKLFSNTSFIYSNYDYKISLKNNESEFNLNSKIQDWNLKQDFTWFAGNKHSVRFGLQSIYHTLTPSSASGTIVNSYSRSPRYSWEMRYILMMILKQQKNLPSIMG; encoded by the coding sequence ATGCAAACATCTTTTTTCAAAATTACTGCCGCCACTGCTGCGCTCTGTTTTAGCACTCTGGTGATGGCCCAACAGCAAACCCGCTCTGTAAGCGGAACAGTGAAGGATAAAAAAAACGGCGAATTGCTGATTGGTGTAACGGTAAAAGTAAGCGATGATCCCTCGATTAACGTTGTAGCCAATGAATACGGATTCTACTCCCTTTCCCTTCCGGAAGGCGACCATACTATTATTATTTCCTATCCCGGGTATCGAGATTTTGAACAGCAGATCAAAGTTGATCAAAATATAAAACTGGATCTTTTCCTTAATCAGGAAGAGCAAAAATCTAATGCTATAGATGAAGTCGTTGTTTCTGGAGTTAAAAAGGATAAGAATCTTTCAAGTGCCCAAATGGGAACGGAAACATTAAACATCAAAAGTATAGAAAAACTTCCTGTATTATTTGGTGAAAAGGACGTTATGAAAACCATACAGCTTCTTCCGGGGATCAAAAGTAATGGTGAAGGAAGCAGTGGATTCAGTGTACGAGGAGGTGCTACAGACCAAAACCTTATCCTTCTGGATGAAGCTCCGGTGTATAATGCCTCACATTTACTTGGTTTCTTCAGTACATTCAACAGTGATGCTTTGAAGGATGCCAGTATTATCAAAGGAAATAGCCCGGCTCAGTATGGAGGTCGTCTTTCTTCGGTGATGGACGTAAAAATGAAGGACGGAAACAACCAAAATTATAATGTCAACGGTGGAATCGGACTGATTAGCAGCAGGCTGAGTGTAGAAGGTCCACTTCAGAAAGAAAAGTCCTCTTTTATTGTATCAGGAAGAAGAACGTACGCGGATCTATTCCTTAAATCTTCTAAAGATTATAAAGACAACAAATTATATTTTTATGATCTTAACCTGAAAGCCAACTATCAGATCAATGAAAATAACCGTATTTATCTTTCGGGGTATTTCGGAAGAGATGTATTAGGATTGGGAGATACATTCAATACCGATTGGGGAAATACGACAGCCACATTACGATGGAACAGTATTATCAACAGTAAATTATTCTCTAATACGTCCTTTATCTACAGCAATTACGATTACAAAATCAGTCTGAAAAATAATGAAAGTGAGTTCAACTTAAATTCAAAGATTCAGGACTGGAATCTTAAGCAGGACTTTACCTGGTTTGCCGGGAATAAGCATTCTGTACGTTTCGGTCTGCAATCTATTTATCATACATTGACACCAAGCAGTGCTTCCGGAACCATTGTCAATTCATATTCAAGAAGCCCTAGATATTCTTGGGAAATGCGGTATATATTAATGATGATTTTAAAGCAACAGAAAAACTTACCATCAATTATGGGATGA
- a CDS encoding Crp/Fnr family transcriptional regulator, translating into MSDQLRTHIEKILPLSDKEFEYVSSCFAYKKYKKHQFLIQEGEAVPYNYFVLKGLLKLVYTDESGKEHIVGFAMEDWWETDFAAYYQNQKATMSLECVEDTEVLCLTLENYRKICSIHPKMEHFFLEKAYLGFISAQQRIISTMTTGIKERYEQLLEKYPSLVQRVPKSLLAAYLGVSRETLSRLPL; encoded by the coding sequence ATGTCAGATCAGTTAAGAACCCATATCGAAAAAATACTTCCTCTCAGTGATAAAGAATTTGAATATGTATCTTCCTGTTTTGCTTATAAAAAATACAAGAAACACCAATTTTTAATACAGGAAGGAGAGGCTGTACCTTATAATTACTTTGTATTGAAGGGGCTTTTAAAATTGGTTTATACCGATGAATCCGGAAAAGAACATATCGTAGGGTTTGCGATGGAAGATTGGTGGGAAACTGATTTTGCAGCTTATTATCAGAACCAAAAAGCAACCATGTCATTGGAATGTGTAGAAGATACTGAAGTATTATGTCTCACTCTTGAAAACTACAGAAAAATTTGTAGTATTCATCCTAAAATGGAACACTTCTTTCTGGAAAAGGCTTATCTGGGATTTATTTCAGCACAACAACGGATTATTTCCACAATGACAACAGGAATAAAAGAACGCTACGAGCAATTATTAGAAAAATATCCGTCTCTGGTACAGCGTGTCCCAAAATCATTACTTGCTGCTTATCTGGGAGTTTCCCGAGAAACACTAAGCCGTCTACCTTTATAA
- a CDS encoding SMI1/KNR4 family protein, which produces MILFKIVPIEEIELEILKEKENLQNFPEIVDFPFPEYYKKLVTLIKTTEISTETILYNAVEAFNNNKEFVLPDHWCFAGNGQGDQWFMDKEGIVFFYDHDYDEKLQPMNINFEQWLQMAFVIQQLDAYFDEHEDIPGVIREGFYKALNGIHPTLSENYPFIT; this is translated from the coding sequence ATGATTTTATTTAAAATAGTGCCCATTGAAGAAATAGAATTAGAGATTCTCAAAGAAAAAGAAAACTTACAAAACTTTCCTGAAATCGTTGATTTTCCTTTCCCTGAATACTATAAAAAACTGGTTACTTTAATAAAAACCACGGAAATTTCTACAGAAACTATTTTATATAATGCAGTGGAAGCCTTCAATAACAATAAAGAATTTGTATTGCCCGATCATTGGTGCTTTGCAGGAAATGGGCAAGGGGATCAATGGTTTATGGATAAAGAAGGGATAGTCTTTTTTTATGATCATGATTACGATGAAAAGTTGCAGCCTATGAATATCAATTTTGAGCAGTGGCTGCAGATGGCATTCGTTATTCAGCAGTTGGACGCATATTTTGATGAACATGAAGATATTCCAGGAGTAATAAGAGAAGGGTTTTATAAAGCGTTGAATGGTATTCATCCTACGCTGAGTGAAAATTATCCTTTTATAACTTAA
- a CDS encoding RidA family protein, with product MEKRIINPWTWQNERSYAQAVEVKNVESTLYCSGQAAIDPDGTSSNKDMKSQLEQAIANLEEVITTAGYACKGIVRLNIYTTSTQELWPHFPILQEWIALHSIEQTVTMLEVNGLFETLKVELEATVVQ from the coding sequence ATGGAAAAAAGAATTATCAACCCGTGGACATGGCAGAATGAAAGAAGCTATGCTCAGGCCGTAGAGGTAAAAAATGTAGAAAGTACTTTATACTGCTCAGGACAGGCAGCTATTGATCCTGATGGAACCTCAAGCAATAAGGATATGAAAAGTCAGCTGGAGCAGGCAATAGCCAATCTTGAAGAAGTAATCACAACAGCAGGCTATGCATGCAAAGGAATTGTGAGATTAAATATCTATACCACTTCAACTCAGGAGTTATGGCCTCATTTTCCTATTCTCCAGGAGTGGATTGCCTTACACTCTATTGAACAGACGGTTACTATGCTGGAAGTCAATGGCCTGTTTGAAACCCTAAAAGTGGAACTGGAAGCTACAGTTGTTCAATAA
- a CDS encoding TlpA family protein disulfide reductase: MEDLKKWIRTHWSTVVMVVVLIIILVNPDAKAWLMRQVASTGILNSSISESVDKPGNVAAYSGLMVKNEDGTLIDPSQLKNKVVFINFWASWCPPCRAEFPSVQKLYDRYKSHPDMVFLTVNLDDNLALGKNYIKNKGFTVPFITPAGSIPEELYNGSLPTTVVLDKKGEIRLHHTGVADYSKDSFYEQIDSLLK, encoded by the coding sequence ATGGAAGATTTAAAAAAATGGATAAGGACGCATTGGTCTACGGTTGTTATGGTGGTTGTATTGATCATTATATTGGTGAATCCTGATGCCAAAGCATGGTTGATGAGGCAGGTAGCATCAACTGGGATTCTTAATTCAAGTATTTCCGAATCTGTAGATAAGCCTGGAAACGTAGCGGCCTATAGCGGCTTGATGGTAAAGAATGAAGATGGAACTCTTATTGATCCTTCTCAACTTAAAAATAAAGTGGTCTTTATCAACTTCTGGGCTTCATGGTGTCCTCCTTGTCGGGCAGAATTTCCTTCTGTTCAGAAATTGTATGATCGATATAAATCGCATCCGGATATGGTATTTCTTACGGTAAATCTGGATGATAATCTTGCTCTGGGGAAAAATTATATAAAGAACAAAGGATTTACCGTTCCTTTTATAACGCCTGCAGGCAGTATTCCGGAAGAACTCTATAATGGTTCATTACCTACTACTGTTGTACTGGATAAAAAAGGAGAAATCCGCCTTCACCATACCGGAGTAGCAGATTACAGCAAAGACTCTTTTTATGAGCAAATTGATTCACTATTGAAATAA